A portion of the Calothrix sp. 336/3 genome contains these proteins:
- a CDS encoding PPC domain-containing protein, translated as MQSRLAKLILLLATLSSSMLLTGYGISNSPENRFPNKLDVNIAKTPDEREPEAVKKAINQLPKAQNNSPGNPPPRRVSQRINSPLRSAKKPPKNEVDNDRGNNSPPPRNNRPQKNPPPPRQEQVSQRPSQEKPDRKRPPQGGNNQPKPPRNRPGNQPANSDNSNNQEPIATNNTSSRTPTFRSIDYSNVQFGILAPGDFQDGKRYYHFYQFDGRENELVQLRLIGSKDNRRKNNLSLEPCLLLLDPDNQVIAQRCSVETKAGVREAFLYNRLPKLGKYTIAITSRIPGEKGRYSLALRNDRASYFLDEASELGDRSLKLQTNGNYYDISKFKGKENQLISIRADSVFEDFSPYIVLLDSQGNIVAADNAQDGRYSALIDRARLPKDDTYYVVVISAFPQEKGNYRLTVF; from the coding sequence ATGCAATCGCGTTTAGCAAAATTAATCTTGCTCCTAGCAACCTTGAGCAGCAGTATGTTACTTACTGGTTACGGAATTTCTAATTCTCCAGAAAATAGATTCCCTAACAAGTTAGATGTCAACATAGCTAAAACCCCTGATGAGCGAGAACCGGAAGCAGTAAAAAAAGCGATTAACCAACTCCCGAAAGCACAAAATAATTCTCCAGGGAATCCACCACCTAGAAGAGTTAGTCAACGGATTAATTCTCCCCTACGTTCTGCAAAAAAACCACCAAAAAATGAAGTTGATAATGATAGAGGAAATAACTCACCTCCACCCAGAAATAATCGTCCGCAAAAGAATCCCCCACCTCCGAGACAAGAGCAAGTAAGTCAACGTCCTTCCCAAGAAAAACCTGACAGAAAGCGTCCTCCCCAAGGAGGAAATAATCAGCCGAAACCACCTCGAAACCGTCCTGGGAATCAACCAGCGAATAGTGATAATTCTAATAATCAGGAACCAATTGCAACTAATAATACTTCCTCTAGAACCCCGACTTTCCGCAGCATAGATTACTCGAATGTGCAATTTGGAATTCTAGCTCCGGGAGATTTTCAGGATGGCAAACGTTACTACCATTTCTATCAATTTGATGGTAGGGAAAATGAACTGGTACAGCTGCGGTTAATTGGAAGCAAAGATAACCGTCGCAAGAATAACTTGAGTTTAGAACCTTGTTTGTTGTTGCTTGATCCAGATAATCAAGTCATTGCTCAACGCTGTAGCGTAGAAACAAAAGCAGGGGTCAGGGAAGCATTTTTGTATAATCGCTTACCAAAGCTTGGCAAATACACAATTGCAATCACTAGTCGTATTCCTGGAGAGAAAGGTAGGTATAGTCTCGCACTACGTAATGACCGTGCCAGTTATTTTCTAGACGAAGCGAGTGAGTTAGGCGATCGCAGTCTGAAATTACAAACGAATGGTAATTATTATGACATTTCTAAATTCAAGGGTAAGGAGAATCAACTAATCAGTATCCGAGCGGATAGCGTTTTTGAAGATTTTTCACCTTACATTGTGTTACTAGACTCCCAGGGTAATATTGTGGCTGCGGATAATGCTCAAGATGGTAGGTACAGTGCATTAATAGACCGTGCCCGACTACCCAAAGATGATACATATTATGTGGTAGTAATTTCTGCTTTTCCTCAAGAAAAAGGGAATTATAGATTAACTGTTTTTTAA